TTAATCAACAGGATTTCTGAGATTAATACAAATCGTGACAGAGATATGGGGGATCTCAGCACTCTGTGTTAAGTCTGTTTAGACTGCAAACACAACCGTGGATTCAAACCACAATtttaattgatcaattttaaaaCTTCTCCTATAAACTACGCTAACTTAGGCAGCTCTCTCTGAGCTCCgcgttttaaataatttacttagTATTAGCAAATTATAGGGCAACAAGAATTTAGTTAGCTATGCTAAATCAGTTACCAGGAGAAAACACAGCTGAGTTTCCATCCGGGAATCGCGGCGTACGAAATCATACTGTGAAGGCCTTATATAACGTTATGAGATAAGCACAAAGGAATACGCTTTGTCTTTCTCTACATGCGCTTTAGAGCGGCTTACAGTGTGTCTCGGCGGACAACTTAAATGAAGTTTTACTTTCTTAACAACACTAAATGCAgtcaagcaataaaacaaatggtaccacaATGAAATTGTGCAGTAACAAAACTTCTGTTCTTTCTTATCTATTCTTTCCGGACAAAAATAGAAAAGATTAACAACGTGATTTCTGGGTTTTGTGCTTTAAAAGTTAGATCTGCGTGCCCGAATCATTCTCCACCActatgtaagaatcagctctttggtttaaatcatgtttaaactttggggattcgaatcaaagattcgaacatgattcacatagaattatttaaagcttacacttaactttagtatttgtccagcaaatagaacgtttagtgtaaagcaattctgtattatattattacgtggccaacaataacaatataaaaacagtatctaattatttaataagcaaggtagcagtatctgaagctgaggcattaacttataaagcacacaacacaccaacacggatcttaaagcgaaacaaaagtttattgctactctataacacaaagtactaatctacgtaaaacaaacaaacgcacatacatacacacacgcacaagcagtttgaggagagttttgactgagtggatttaacttctagcctttgctaagttcttagcattgcaacctgagagaaaccataaaagcagagaatttcgctattctttactacttaaacataattcacaccagagtcagcaatggatagaaaccttgtttgtgctacttgcgttctgatgtaatttggtttcctcgactggtccaaagggaaatcccggcgaagctgattggtcagcgtagcaacttcagtgacgtgatggaattcccttgtcggtgaagaggggtttccttagtcggttgctagggatacggatgttggacaaggcggcgttcgaagtccttcctgggttcctgtagttatgatgagtttcggagtttggatgtgttgacccgatggcttgttgttgaagcggttgcacaagcagatcgggggtcgagccggcagcaagtgaaggtcgcggtctgctccgtgatgtaacgaggcttccggcgaggcgatgtaacggccacagcacgagaagagcgacgtccgggcagcgacggcggtgacaactggcaaagatgaccggcaaaagacgacgatgaaatttctttgttcaaagttttataggctttggtagaggctgggtctacacaatgcttgtccaatcagataaggtgcggggtggagtcacaccccaattctgccctctaggaggccgggttgacacctggtgtgggtgctgctttgatagcatagtggttaaaataaagtcttataacgtcaacacttttcatagtatggtttcttcatataaaccaatgcatttaaaatgttcctagctttcaatcgataccaaacaaagtatttcacaaacattctgtagatttcatttgtcactgagggctattactcaagaactatctataacagttttgttaaacacatggaacatgtacacacaaaaacctacagaaacataaagtaaacatacattactcaaataaactgttttacttaaatgtccattaaactttggaagcgtttctgatcgcttctgtgtctgcctgagaatgtgtattccttgcagacgccaaaggacaagcgaaccaaaaggtacttctcaaaaaccggtttggtgggtttttgattgtagagcctcttattgttttagggtgtagagttaattaacacgcaactgtgatgttgactggctaggtatcctgtggatttgccttttgctgggtgcctgtggattgctttgaaaatgaaatcaatctcagactcgtaggcaccaaccaatcttttaaggataacatggtctgtggcttgttcggttctggaacgatccgttgactcactacaatatatatatatatatatatatatatatatatatatatatatatatatatatatatatatatagtagcgaGTCTactgatgccacgtcgccctggtcacaaattcaccccagctggaaacttatcagcaccggatcgctcacagctggacctcatcagccagggagagattaaagccagccccacacaggaggaaatcgagcttcatttccacatgacttcctgcgctaacgcttgtgtctctttgtctctcctacagccgaatccagctcgtgaccctcagcctcgctacaactggtggagaatgcgggcattgcagagggaaaaattcagaagaaacaccAGTAAGAAAaaataaccgctgaatttttctttgtgtgttacagacaggcatccgctctctctctcactcacgcttcctcttactcggctgtcaacaTCCCAGCACCATGTCTTTGGAAGAGGTACTGCTCCACCTAGCGGAGATCTCCAGCAAACAGAATTCCATCTCTGAGCaacttacagccagacaggatcgacTGGAACAACAGCTCCACCAGGCGGCCAGATACTATCCGACTCCCGAAGTGAGTGCGCATCATCATctcactaaactcagcgacctggatgatattgtCGCTTACTTACACACCTTTGAAGTAATTGCTGAGAGAGAAGGATGGCTGAAGGAAAACTGGGCGAGAATGTTGGTTCCTTTTCTCACAGGAGAAGCACAACGGGCATATTTAGCACTTGAGacaccccaaaatgaacattacaaagcaataaaaaaaagagatattagccagaatggggctTTCCACAATCAGCACAGCACAACAGTGGTCCCAGTGGTCTTATGACGAGAAACAGCCAGTGCGGACtcaagcagctcaactttctcgTATGGGAAGACTATGGTTATTGGGAGGAGATCCTTCggcggtccaggtcgctgagaaagtGATCATTGAGAAGATGATGCAAGCGTTACCCCGACGTTTGCGCACACTCACCAGCATGCAAAATCCTGAGTcactggccaccctggtggaGGCGATCGAGCTGGCTGAAGCTCATATCGCCAGAGACAATGTGGAGAGAGCGGCTCTGTcaccccggagggtaagtgcACCATGGCGACCGGTGAAGGGGACAGCACGACCAGGCGGCAGACAAGCGGTCCCCAGCCCgatggacgagccgatgcccaccgagccgacgacgcactcgaccccggcctggacagcaCGTTGCGTGGTACACCGCAAcatccctcccgaagctcccacccataaagtccatctagagggaaaaacacaaacgACCACATTAGACACAGGAAGCGCCATCACTCTGGTTCACCCGAAGACCCTAAAATACCAACATGAAAGTAAAGGGCGAATTCCAATCACGTGTGTGCacggtgatacccgccacgtacccgcccGAAGAGTGACCATCGCGGCTAAACCAGGCAGCTGGCACATCGAAGTCGGGGTCGTTCCTGATCTTCCTGTGCCCCTCctactgggcagagactggccggggttcgacgaACTCCTTACTCACCACCACGCTCTATCGGCTCGttcaaagaagaagaacaagtCACGGGCTCATCGGGACCGCAAACCAGCGCTGAAGACCACCGAGAACGACAGAGAGGGTAAGTCATCTAAATCGGCTAATTTGTACTTTGATCTGTTTCAACAGATAACCGCAGGAGGCGATTTTGGCAGAGCACAAAGGGAAGATGAGACGCTCAAACACTGCTGGCCGCAAGTAAGAGTTATTGATGGTAATGAGcgacttcccagccctcaccccctcccacattttattgtggaaaatggtctgctgtactgtgtcacagagaggcggggggaaaagaagacactacTGGTCGTTCCGAGGACGAAGAGGGAGACTGTCTTAGAATTGGTACATACCCACCCGATGGCTGGACATCTGGGAGCAGCCAACACGGTGAAAAGAATCCGTGATCGTTTCCATTGGCCGGGGCTAGACGGAGAGGTAAAAAGGTATTGCCATGCATGTGACTTCTTccagagaacgtctccccaatgaccaccccccagccctctaataccaTTACCCATCATTGATGTGCCCTTCACCCGCATCGGTATGGACTTGGTAGGGCCTTTGCCGTAGTCGGCCCGGTGACATGAGCACATCCTTGTTATCCCCGATTATGCCACCAGATACCCTGAATTgattcccctgaggaaagccacATCATTGGTCATCGCGAAGGGGCTGTTTCTATTATGCAGTCGAGTGGGAATTCCagcagagatactgaccgaccagggcaccccttcatgtcccggttgatggcagacctctgccacctcctcaaggtaaaacaaataaaaacctcAGTGTACCATCCACAGACTGACGGCCTTGTAGAGAGGTTTAACAAGactctgaagcagatgctccgatgggtggtggcagaggacgggcgcgactgggacctcatgatcccgtacgtgttatTTGGAATCAGGGAAGTCCCCCAGGCCTCCACAGGCTTTACCCCCTTTGAACTGCTGTTTGGCTGCCAACCCCGAGGGctattggatgtggctcgtcaagcctgggaacaggagccagccccccagcggtcggtgattgaacatgtacgggacatgagagaacgCATTGAAAAAGTCATGCCCATCATCAAGcaacacctgaccgaagcccagcgcgcccagcagagattatataaccggcccgcccaacccagagagttacacccaggggacaaggtgatgatCCTCATACCCACCACAACCTCGAAGTTCCTCGCATCCTGGAAGGGACCATAcacagtggtagaaagggtaaagccggtaaattatcgagtccgtcagccgggacaaAGACGGGAAGAACAGCTATACCACATCAATTTAatgaagaagtgggttgcagctccaggccATCTCGTTGCCTTCACTGAAGAAAGTCTTCTCGTTGTCCAcataggtgagcaactctcaccaaaccagaaggcggatctgcaagccttggttggtcagttcaagAATGTGTTCTCTGAGAAACTGGGCTGAACCACCATCATCCAGCATAACATCATCA
This sequence is a window from Danio rerio strain Tuebingen ecotype United States chromosome 16, GRCz12tu, whole genome shotgun sequence. Protein-coding genes within it:
- the si:dkey-250k15.7 gene encoding uncharacterized protein si:dkey-250k15.7 isoform X2, whose amino-acid sequence is MGLSTISTAQQWSQWSYDEKQPVRTQAAQLSRMGRLWLLGGDPSAVQVAEKVIIEKMMQALPRRLRTLTSMQNPESLATLVEAIELAEAHIARDNVERAALSPRRVSAPWRPVKGTARPGGRQAVPSPMDEPMPTEPTTHSTPAWTARCVVHRNIPPEAPTHKVHLEGKTQTTTLDTGSAITLVHPKTLKYQHESKGRIPITCVHGDTRHVPARRVTIAAKPGSWHIEVGVVPDLPVPLLLGRDWPGFDELLTHHHALSARSKKKNKSRAHRDRKPALKTTENDREGKSSKSANLYFDLFQQITAGGDFGRAQREDETLKHCWPQVRVIDGNERLPSPHPLPHFIVENGLLYCVTERRGEKKTLLVVPRTKRETVLELVHTHPMAGHLGAANTVKRIRDRFHWPGLDGEVKRYCHACDFFQRTSPQ